Proteins encoded together in one Salarchaeum sp. JOR-1 window:
- a CDS encoding Xaa-Pro peptidase family protein, with protein MVAPETTFAFLYDELEARDATGFVHVGGRFDDALRYLTRFSGPAERYAFVFVGGDAVLCAPDGFERQARREFAGDYVYTPGDLRADTPGGRAVEVLEAYDADGTVLVPQDVPHDAAVRLERAGFDLASTDAVARERVVKEPEEIEALRKAQAAAAAGMRRAETVLAAADAGAADDALRFDGGRLTTTRLRREVDAALVREGATPRENTVVAAGGACTDRHFRGDVPVRPGETVVVDVSPRGPHGYHGALTRTFVVDSEGGWERRAFLAVESAQAAGLDELSGGADASLVHEETAAEIGAYGFPAGYGDTGFTHGTGYGVGVSSREAPAVPSDTPLEPGTVLAVEPGVYDPSEGGVRLGDLVVVTDGGFEYLREYPRAFTPRA; from the coding sequence ATGGTCGCGCCGGAGACGACGTTCGCGTTCCTCTACGACGAACTCGAAGCCCGGGACGCGACCGGGTTCGTGCACGTCGGCGGTCGGTTCGATGACGCGCTCAGGTATCTCACGCGGTTTTCCGGCCCCGCGGAGCGGTACGCGTTCGTGTTCGTCGGCGGGGACGCGGTGCTCTGCGCGCCCGACGGGTTCGAGCGGCAGGCCAGGCGGGAGTTCGCGGGCGACTACGTGTACACGCCCGGCGACCTGCGCGCGGACACGCCGGGCGGGCGCGCGGTCGAGGTGCTGGAGGCGTACGACGCGGACGGAACCGTGCTCGTCCCGCAGGACGTGCCGCACGACGCGGCAGTCCGCCTCGAACGCGCCGGGTTCGACCTCGCGTCCACCGACGCGGTGGCGCGCGAGCGCGTCGTGAAAGAGCCAGAAGAGATCGAGGCGCTGCGGAAGGCGCAGGCCGCGGCGGCCGCGGGGATGCGTCGCGCGGAGACCGTGCTCGCCGCCGCGGACGCAGGGGCCGCGGACGACGCGCTCCGGTTCGATGGCGGGCGGTTGACGACGACGCGGTTGCGCCGCGAGGTGGACGCGGCGCTCGTCCGCGAGGGCGCGACCCCCCGGGAGAACACCGTGGTCGCGGCGGGCGGCGCGTGCACCGACCGCCACTTCCGCGGGGACGTGCCCGTTCGGCCGGGCGAGACCGTCGTGGTGGACGTGTCGCCGCGCGGCCCGCACGGCTATCACGGCGCGCTGACCCGGACGTTCGTCGTGGACTCCGAGGGCGGCTGGGAGCGCCGCGCGTTCCTCGCGGTCGAGTCCGCCCAGGCGGCGGGATTGGACGAACTCTCGGGCGGGGCGGACGCGAGCCTCGTGCACGAGGAGACGGCGGCCGAAATCGGCGCGTACGGCTTCCCCGCGGGCTACGGCGACACCGGGTTCACCCACGGCACGGGGTACGGCGTCGGCGTGAGCAGTCGGGAGGCTCCCGCGGTGCCGAGCGACACGCCACTCGAACCCGGGACGGTGCTCGCGGTGGAACCGGGCGTCTACGACCCGAGCGAGGGCGGTGTGCGCCTCGGCGATCTCGTGGTCGTCACCGACGGGGGGTTCGAGTACCTCCGCGAGTACCCGCGAGCGTTCACGCCGCGGGCTTAG
- a CDS encoding riboflavin synthase: MFTGIVEDTGTVASVESTDDGRRLRIETAELSGFEHGQSISVSGVCLTVEAYGENWFSAFTASETLEKTYLGELDAGDAVNLERALPADGRLDGHIVQGHVDTVTEVVGIEQVGEDWTFTFALPDGYEQYVAQKGSVALDGISLTVADVDDDAGTFSVAVIPTTYELTTLAEKSAGSPVHVEVDVVAKYVERLDAY; this comes from the coding sequence ATGTTCACGGGTATCGTCGAGGACACCGGCACGGTCGCGTCGGTCGAATCGACGGACGACGGCCGCCGACTCCGAATCGAGACGGCGGAGTTGAGCGGGTTCGAGCACGGTCAGTCCATCAGCGTGAGCGGCGTCTGCCTCACGGTCGAAGCGTACGGGGAAAACTGGTTTTCGGCGTTCACGGCGTCTGAGACCCTGGAGAAGACGTACCTCGGAGAACTGGACGCGGGCGACGCGGTGAACCTCGAGCGCGCGCTCCCGGCGGACGGGCGGCTGGACGGCCACATCGTGCAGGGACACGTCGACACCGTCACGGAGGTCGTGGGGATCGAGCAGGTCGGGGAGGACTGGACGTTCACGTTCGCGCTCCCCGACGGCTACGAGCAGTACGTCGCACAGAAGGGGTCGGTGGCGCTCGACGGCATCAGCCTCACCGTCGCGGACGTGGACGACGACGCCGGAACCTTCTCGGTGGCGGTGATTCCGACGACGTACGAGTTGACGACGCTCGCGGAGAAATCAGCGGGGAGTCCGGTGCACGTCGAGGTGGACGTGGTGGCGAAGTACGTCGAGCGCCTCGACGCCTACTAG
- a CDS encoding PrsW family intramembrane metalloprotease gives MSEKRDPVQRAATGDRDLYDVTDWEVRTALDRAAVAVYDGLVTSSRYAVVLLALLVVFTLFAASLGFVFLERPYVAAYVVLSVLPALGLVAYVWHTDVTTGEPLPLLAATFSLGFLFAGFAAVLNTLLQGAFALAGITWMVVVFYLVVGPVEETVKLLAVRLYAYRSDRFDAVVDGAVYGAVAGLGFATIENAIYIGRDVLQTLQATGVNADVAVLQIAAVRTFAGPGHVIYSAFAGYYLGLAKFNPDNKGPIVVKGLLVAALIHATYNTAVSNLHLVYEPLALAEGPVFLAFVVLYDGVFFFLLVRKLKRYGAAYEESGAARYDRGDTDLKSAVRRLD, from the coding sequence ATGTCGGAGAAACGCGACCCAGTACAGCGCGCCGCCACCGGCGACCGCGACCTCTACGACGTCACGGACTGGGAAGTCCGCACCGCCCTCGACCGGGCAGCGGTCGCCGTCTACGACGGCCTCGTCACCAGCAGTCGGTACGCGGTCGTCCTCCTCGCGCTGCTCGTCGTGTTCACGCTGTTCGCCGCCAGCCTCGGGTTCGTCTTCCTCGAACGCCCGTACGTCGCCGCGTACGTCGTCCTCTCCGTTCTTCCCGCGCTCGGCCTCGTCGCGTACGTCTGGCACACTGACGTCACCACCGGGGAACCCCTCCCGCTGCTCGCCGCGACCTTCTCCCTCGGCTTCCTCTTCGCCGGGTTCGCCGCCGTCCTCAACACGCTCCTCCAGGGCGCGTTCGCGCTCGCCGGCATCACCTGGATGGTCGTCGTGTTTTACCTCGTCGTCGGCCCCGTCGAGGAGACGGTGAAACTCCTCGCCGTCCGCCTCTACGCCTACCGCAGCGACCGCTTCGACGCCGTCGTCGACGGCGCGGTGTACGGCGCCGTCGCCGGCCTCGGGTTCGCCACCATCGAGAACGCCATCTACATCGGCCGCGACGTCCTCCAGACTCTCCAGGCGACCGGCGTGAACGCGGACGTCGCCGTGCTCCAGATCGCCGCCGTCCGCACGTTCGCCGGGCCCGGCCACGTCATCTACTCCGCTTTCGCCGGCTACTACCTCGGCCTCGCGAAGTTCAATCCCGACAACAAGGGCCCAATCGTCGTGAAAGGACTGCTCGTCGCGGCGCTCATCCACGCCACCTACAACACCGCCGTCAGCAACCTCCACCTCGTCTACGAACCGCTCGCCCTCGCGGAAGGCCCCGTGTTCCTCGCGTTCGTCGTCCTCTACGACGGCGTCTTTTTCTTCCTCCTCGTCCGGAAACTCAAGCGATACGGGGCCGCGTACGAGGAGTCGGGCGCCGCGCGCTACGACAGAGGCGACACCGACCTGAAGAGCGCGGTTCGCAGACTCGACTAG
- a CDS encoding DUF402 domain-containing protein has protein sequence MTVSVRGIYATALTELLAEVGVTNASAPIRERFDRDFSTGPAAAHVSTTSDRQGVGVTGDPDTVGSVVERLREVGADTFRYRDRAPRGAVFEGRVEETRSGGAVVDLGETDGYLPFEESQEYVEEGDTVRVQVVAPKPPWVSRRPRLSTDIRAFGDAATLVRGRDALVADTPNGAPELARTTEILPPDVPADWAVAWEDAAADLSMDALGDALAAAVEAAESLEGALGGGVDVDDVPARIAAPDATTWVWFGGDARRALDDVRRNVTETIAGHHRIKAGSSAASTAVDFAEALGSLPDEFPFAAVSEQFGPAAGDRVAIEHGKPDGRLITLGRGDVTDCDRDAARITVEREMTAGGTYDALDVERQAGDVAVTRFQEGRWWYPTVYRGEDGTRRGTYINVNTPLELFPSSVRYVDLHLDVVKHADGTVEQVDADELQECVEDGLVTEDVAETATDVADRIENAFS, from the coding sequence ATGACCGTCTCGGTGCGCGGCATCTACGCCACGGCGCTCACGGAACTGCTCGCGGAGGTCGGCGTCACGAACGCCTCCGCCCCGATCCGGGAGCGCTTCGACCGCGACTTCTCGACGGGGCCCGCGGCGGCGCACGTCTCCACGACGAGCGACCGACAGGGCGTCGGCGTCACCGGCGACCCCGACACAGTCGGTTCGGTCGTCGAACGACTCCGCGAGGTCGGCGCGGACACCTTCCGCTATCGAGACCGCGCGCCCCGCGGCGCGGTGTTCGAGGGGCGCGTCGAGGAGACCAGAAGTGGCGGCGCGGTCGTCGACCTCGGCGAGACCGACGGCTATCTGCCGTTCGAGGAGTCCCAGGAATACGTCGAGGAGGGCGACACGGTGCGCGTGCAGGTAGTCGCCCCGAAGCCGCCGTGGGTGTCGCGGCGGCCGCGGCTCTCGACCGACATCCGGGCGTTCGGGGACGCGGCGACCCTCGTCCGGGGACGAGACGCGCTCGTCGCGGACACCCCGAACGGCGCGCCTGAACTCGCGCGCACGACCGAGATCCTCCCCCCGGACGTACCCGCGGACTGGGCGGTCGCGTGGGAGGACGCGGCGGCCGACCTGTCGATGGACGCACTCGGTGACGCGCTCGCGGCCGCCGTCGAGGCGGCGGAATCGCTGGAGGGCGCGCTCGGCGGCGGCGTGGACGTCGACGACGTGCCCGCGCGAATCGCCGCGCCGGACGCGACGACGTGGGTGTGGTTCGGCGGGGACGCGCGGCGCGCGCTGGACGACGTGCGCCGGAACGTGACCGAGACCATCGCCGGCCATCACCGCATCAAGGCGGGGAGTTCAGCGGCGAGCACGGCCGTGGACTTCGCGGAGGCGCTCGGCTCGCTCCCCGACGAGTTCCCGTTCGCGGCGGTGAGCGAGCAGTTCGGGCCCGCGGCGGGCGACCGAGTCGCCATCGAGCACGGGAAGCCGGACGGCCGCCTCATCACGCTCGGCCGCGGAGACGTGACGGACTGTGACCGCGACGCGGCCCGTATCACCGTCGAGCGCGAGATGACCGCGGGCGGGACGTACGACGCGCTCGACGTCGAGCGCCAAGCCGGCGACGTGGCGGTCACGCGCTTCCAGGAGGGGCGGTGGTGGTACCCCACGGTGTACCGGGGCGAAGACGGCACCCGTCGGGGGACGTACATCAACGTGAACACGCCGCTCGAACTCTTTCCATCGAGTGTCCGGTACGTCGACCTCCACCTCGACGTGGTGAAACACGCGGACGGCACCGTCGAACAGGTGGACGCGGACGAGCTCCAGGAGTGCGTCGAGGACGGTCTCGTGACGGAGGACGTAGCGGAGACAGCGACCGACGTGGCCGACCGCATCGAGAACGCGTTCAGCTAG
- a CDS encoding NifU family protein: MSDAATDASLHDEVETWLTAQMPIIKMHGGTSAVRTADPETGEVVVELGGTCSGCGISPRTAQRIKTELATEFPDVTDVTVRFASDGSDNWGTEQAESVMGIDRNEGGRGGRGEGGPGDANHQSHF; encoded by the coding sequence ATGAGTGACGCCGCGACCGACGCCAGCCTGCACGACGAGGTGGAGACCTGGCTCACGGCCCAGATGCCCATCATCAAGATGCACGGCGGGACGAGCGCCGTCCGGACGGCCGACCCCGAGACCGGGGAGGTCGTCGTCGAACTCGGCGGCACCTGCAGCGGCTGCGGAATCAGCCCGCGGACCGCCCAGCGAATCAAGACCGAACTCGCGACGGAGTTCCCCGACGTCACGGACGTGACCGTCCGGTTCGCGAGCGACGGCTCAGACAACTGGGGAACCGAGCAGGCGGAGTCCGTCATGGGGATCGACCGGAACGAGGGCGGGCGCGGCGGCCGCGGCGAGGGCGGGCCGGGCGACGCGAACCACCAGAGCCACTTCTAG
- a CDS encoding LVIVD repeat-containing protein — protein sequence MECSRRAALTAGGAALALPLVGRASAHPEPYEPRDSVAVAGATEAVVGPDGTTVFVAATTGFAVVDASDPADLTVLAERRGILADRENGPLTGIHDVTVRGSRLAVVGPANAGSPSALLLYDVSDPANPVREAVYETEYPIHNCFLTDSHAYLTANHSDRRELAIVDVSGTPREVARWGAADENPAWLDVPGFLWSCHDVYVRNEVAYVAHWDAGTWLLDVSDPADPAVISHIAPHDPVDLADAPTRQGYELPGNHHYAAPNDDASVLAVNSEAWETTPEDDRTGGPGGITLYDITDPATPRELAHIPAPETADPGLRGTWTTSHNFELTDGRLYTSWYQGGVKLFDVRDPAEPFELAWWRQPAEAAFWTARAAEGCFVASSYAGVPDGARGALYAFPDHAGYQPDAPSLTATTTNATTTARNTTTTRPAGTTADTTESASSGSTPGFGVLAGLAGLAGLAGAAGVARWLGDEPNS from the coding sequence ATGGAGTGCTCCCGGCGCGCCGCGCTCACGGCCGGTGGCGCGGCGCTCGCCCTGCCGCTCGTCGGTCGCGCGAGCGCGCACCCGGAACCGTACGAACCCCGGGACAGCGTCGCCGTCGCGGGCGCGACGGAGGCCGTCGTTGGGCCGGACGGAACCACGGTGTTCGTCGCCGCGACCACCGGGTTCGCGGTCGTGGACGCGAGCGACCCCGCAGACCTCACGGTGCTCGCGGAGCGCCGCGGCATCCTCGCCGACCGCGAGAACGGCCCGCTCACCGGGATTCACGACGTGACTGTTCGGGGGTCGCGGCTCGCAGTCGTCGGCCCCGCGAACGCCGGCAGCCCGAGCGCGCTCCTCCTCTACGACGTGTCCGACCCCGCGAACCCCGTCCGGGAGGCCGTCTACGAGACCGAGTACCCGATACACAACTGCTTCCTCACGGACTCGCACGCCTACCTCACCGCGAACCACAGTGACCGCCGCGAACTCGCCATCGTCGACGTTTCCGGAACGCCGCGGGAGGTCGCGCGCTGGGGGGCGGCGGACGAGAACCCGGCCTGGCTCGACGTCCCCGGCTTCCTCTGGTCGTGTCACGACGTGTACGTCCGGAACGAGGTCGCGTACGTCGCGCACTGGGACGCCGGCACGTGGCTGCTCGACGTGTCCGACCCCGCAGACCCCGCCGTGATTTCGCACATCGCGCCCCACGACCCGGTCGACCTCGCGGACGCGCCGACGCGCCAGGGATACGAACTCCCCGGGAACCACCACTACGCCGCGCCGAACGACGACGCCAGCGTCCTCGCGGTCAACAGCGAGGCCTGGGAGACGACCCCGGAGGACGACCGAACCGGCGGCCCGGGCGGCATCACGCTCTACGACATCACCGACCCCGCGACCCCCCGCGAACTCGCTCACATCCCCGCGCCCGAGACCGCCGACCCCGGACTCCGCGGGACGTGGACGACCAGCCACAACTTCGAACTCACCGACGGCCGCCTCTACACGTCGTGGTACCAGGGCGGCGTGAAGCTGTTCGACGTGCGCGACCCCGCGGAGCCGTTCGAACTCGCGTGGTGGCGTCAGCCCGCGGAGGCCGCGTTCTGGACGGCGCGCGCGGCTGAGGGCTGCTTCGTCGCGAGCAGTTACGCGGGCGTCCCCGACGGCGCGCGCGGCGCGCTCTACGCGTTCCCCGACCACGCGGGCTACCAGCCGGACGCGCCGTCGCTCACCGCCACGACCACGAACGCGACTACCACCGCGAGGAACACGACGACCACGAGACCGGCAGGTACGACGGCCGACACGACGGAATCGGCGTCGTCCGGGAGTACACCGGGATTCGGCGTGCTCGCGGGCCTCGCGGGCCTCGCGGGCCTCGCGGGCGCGGCGGGCGTGGCGCGGTGGCTGGGGGACGAACCGAACAGTTAG
- a CDS encoding SDR family NAD(P)-dependent oxidoreductase: MLSPDLGGRTALVTGSAAGLGRAFALALARNDADVAVHYHSSDAAAHATAEEAREAGRGDAVAVQGDVTQPESVDGIFTEIEAELGSVDVLVNNVGNFAPKHWTDIDYDEWVNVLHTNLTATYLTSKRALAGMREQEWGRVVNVGYASGEKGLVSPKNFPYFAAKTGVLMFTRMLAADTQSDGITANAVSPYVVENSDEFPDDLPRGRPADYADVTQALLFFCDESSDYISGENIEIDGGWLPEDV, translated from the coding sequence ATGCTCTCTCCAGACCTCGGTGGTCGGACGGCGCTCGTGACCGGAAGCGCGGCGGGCCTCGGGCGGGCGTTCGCGCTCGCGCTCGCGCGCAACGACGCGGACGTGGCCGTCCACTACCATTCGAGCGACGCCGCCGCGCACGCGACCGCCGAAGAAGCCCGGGAGGCGGGACGCGGGGACGCGGTCGCCGTGCAGGGCGACGTGACGCAGCCCGAGTCGGTGGACGGCATCTTCACCGAAATCGAGGCCGAACTCGGGTCGGTGGACGTGCTCGTGAACAACGTCGGGAACTTCGCGCCGAAGCACTGGACGGACATCGACTACGACGAGTGGGTGAACGTCCTCCACACGAACCTCACCGCGACCTACCTCACGTCGAAGCGCGCGCTCGCCGGAATGCGCGAGCAGGAGTGGGGGCGCGTCGTGAACGTCGGGTACGCCTCGGGCGAGAAGGGGCTCGTCAGTCCGAAGAACTTCCCGTACTTCGCCGCGAAAACGGGCGTCCTGATGTTCACGCGCATGCTCGCCGCCGACACCCAATCTGATGGAATCACCGCGAACGCCGTCTCGCCGTACGTCGTGGAGAACAGCGACGAGTTCCCGGACGACCTCCCCAGGGGCCGCCCCGCCGACTACGCGGACGTGACGCAGGCGCTCCTCTTCTTCTGCGACGAATCCTCCGACTACATCAGCGGGGAGAACATAGAAATCGACGGCGGCTGGCTGCCCGAAGACGTATAG
- a CDS encoding YbaK/EbsC family protein: protein MHERAAEFAARVEAEYGFRPEVEEFPEGTKTAADAADALGCDVAQIASSIVLVADGDAVVVVTSGANRVDTEKVADRVGASGAQMADADEVKAATGYSIGGVPPLCHDGSPRVLFDETLLDHDRVWAAAGTPDAVWPSDPTDLAELSDAAVADVAED from the coding sequence ATGCACGAGCGAGCAGCGGAGTTCGCGGCGCGGGTGGAGGCCGAGTACGGGTTTCGGCCCGAGGTGGAGGAGTTCCCCGAGGGGACGAAGACGGCGGCGGACGCGGCCGACGCGCTCGGCTGTGACGTGGCGCAGATAGCGTCGAGCATCGTCCTCGTCGCGGACGGCGACGCGGTGGTCGTGGTGACGAGCGGCGCGAACCGCGTGGACACTGAGAAGGTCGCAGACCGGGTTGGCGCGTCCGGGGCGCAGATGGCTGACGCCGACGAGGTGAAAGCGGCGACGGGGTACAGCATCGGCGGCGTTCCCCCACTCTGTCACGACGGGAGTCCGCGCGTGCTGTTCGACGAGACGCTGCTCGACCACGACCGGGTGTGGGCGGCCGCGGGAACGCCGGACGCCGTGTGGCCGAGCGACCCCACAGACCTCGCGGAACTGTCGGACGCGGCGGTCGCGGACGTGGCGGAGGATTAG
- a CDS encoding LURP-one-related/scramblase family protein, translated as MSDYDISTVDLTGDRYEVTQSLVRNKYAVRDDAGNVVLRGKQKMFKLKEEFPFVTGDGEDAFTVKAGGIMDVAGNYTITDAGTGEAVVVLDEDWSLFAENWTVRDPDTGEALATISSKNKVLEVLRHFVNVANLVPNKYEIRDPQGDHVGDIDGQFSLKDTYTVTIDDASDVPKEAVVAAACVLDALEDNA; from the coding sequence ATGAGCGACTACGACATCTCCACCGTCGACCTCACCGGCGACCGCTACGAGGTCACACAGTCCCTCGTCCGCAACAAGTACGCCGTCCGTGACGACGCCGGGAACGTCGTCCTCCGCGGGAAGCAGAAGATGTTCAAACTCAAGGAGGAGTTCCCGTTCGTCACCGGCGACGGCGAGGACGCCTTCACCGTCAAGGCCGGCGGCATCATGGACGTCGCCGGGAACTACACCATCACGGACGCCGGAACCGGCGAGGCGGTCGTCGTGTTGGACGAGGACTGGTCGCTGTTCGCCGAGAACTGGACGGTTCGCGACCCCGACACCGGCGAGGCGCTCGCCACCATCTCCTCGAAGAACAAAGTGCTCGAAGTCCTCCGCCACTTCGTCAACGTCGCGAACCTCGTCCCGAACAAGTACGAGATACGCGACCCGCAGGGCGACCACGTCGGCGACATCGACGGCCAGTTCTCCCTCAAGGACACCTACACCGTCACCATCGACGACGCGAGCGACGTGCCGAAGGAAGCCGTCGTCGCCGCGGCCTGCGTGCTCGACGCTCTCGAAGACAACGCCTAA
- a CDS encoding zinc ribbon domain-containing protein, whose product MDDPLTVIGVALVLSGLSALFAGPLGPLVVGLLALAVSVTRGGGDDAVNRVNCPNCGAPNDADADTCEYCDHAISGA is encoded by the coding sequence ATGGACGACCCGCTCACCGTAATCGGCGTCGCGCTCGTGCTCTCCGGCCTCTCCGCGCTCTTCGCCGGCCCACTCGGACCACTCGTCGTCGGCCTGCTCGCACTCGCGGTTTCCGTCACTCGGGGAGGCGGAGACGACGCCGTGAACCGCGTGAACTGCCCGAACTGTGGTGCGCCGAACGACGCGGACGCGGACACCTGCGAGTACTGCGACCACGCGATCTCCGGGGCGTAG